gagataccagctcacagcagtgagaatggctaaaattaacaagtcaggaaacaacagatgctggtgaggattcAGAAAAAGAGGAACATTCTTAAacttttggtgggaatacaaactgatgcagccactttgggaaacagtagggagattcctcagaaagttaaaaatagagtgatCTGGAgccccagcaactgcactactgggtgttaTCCAATGGTTGTAAACATAGtaattcaaaggggcacatgcattccaatgtttatagcaacaatgtcacaatagccaaaatatgcagagtcccaatgtccatcaacagatgaatgggtaaagaagtgatatatatataatggagtattactcagccatcaaaaggaatgaaatcatgccatttgcaatgacgtgtatggaactagagtgtatcatgctaagaaaaatcagtcagtcagagaaagatgaatatcactggatttcattcacatgtggaatttaagaaatgaaacaggtgaacttaggggaagggatggaaaaacaaaaggaaatgaaagagggagataaaccataagagattcttaactctatgaaacaaactgaggtttgcagGAGGGGTAGTGGTTGGGGTGATGGagcaactgggtgatggacattaaggagggcatccTTGAAggaatgagcattgggtattgtATGCAACTGGTGATAATGAATTctaccactggaaaaaaaatacaacatatgttaattaaatttaatttaaataaaaaagtaaaataaaaagaaagaaaaaaaaagttgcttttctCTGTATCCCAGTGCCCTGGATTCCCAGATCCTCTTCACCTTTGAGTGGCAGGACCTCTCCACTAGGTTACTCAACAGCTAACTTGGACTCTCCTCCCTCAGGGCTTTAGGAACTGTCCACATTCATTTGGACAGGACCTAACCAAGGACTTCTCTACACCTCAGCTCCCCAAATGCAGTGTCTTACTTCAATATGCTGATGATTTACTTATCTGCAGCCCCGATGACAACACCTCTAACACAAATACCATCCTTGTGCTTCAGAGCTTCCCTTCTGGACTATAAGATCTCCCCTTGAAAGGCCCAAATTTCCTCTCAGAAGGTACAAATCCTAGAATTATTATTAACTCCGGGGACTAAGAGCCTCTCTGACAACCATAAGGGTCTCATTTGAACATGAATACTCCCTTCACAAAATAGcagcttcattcctttttggtATCATAGGGTTTTGTCCAATATGGATACCCTAATTTGAATTAATAACAAGGCTTTTTATGAGGCCCTGAAGGAACCTGAGGAGGAGTCTCTGGAGTGAGACCCTAAAATGACAAAAGCTTTTGGGGCCCTCCATCAGGTACTTACATGGGGTACCAGCAATGGACCTGCCAGACCTCTAGAAGAACTTCTCCTTACATGTGCATGAGAGAAGTGGAGTGGCCCCTGGAGTCTTGATCCAAATGCTGGGGCCTTCCCAACACCTGTTCACACACCTGTCTAAGAATCTAGATCCTGTGGCACAGGATGGCCTTCCTCCTCTGAGTACTGGGGTTACAGCCCTGCTGGTAGAAGAGGCCTCTAAGTTAACCTTGGGACCAGGCATAACTGTTTATATAGCTTAATGGTTTTTGGACACCCTGAATTCTAGGACATTTCATTGGATTTCCTAAGGTAGAATTAAAAATGCCCAACCCTTTTATTAGAAACACCAGAATACTGTTTGGTATCCTGCCCTCCACCACAGAAGCACTTCAGCGCCCACTGGACTCCACATCAGGTTCAGACCTCTAAAGCTCCAGTTGTTGAGCCCCACTGGTtgcaaaaactcagaaatgaaccctTCTAATTTTCCCAGTCATTGATTTTAGGACTTGTTTTCCTTGTGGGATCTCTTccatacttctctctctctctctctctctctcttctggtttCAATCAGgattccctcccctccacagcacccATGATCCATTTCTCCCCCAAGTCATGTCTTCGCATCTCCTACCCTCcatgatgtggcctcttctctgcctctagCTGATGCAGTCCTCAGATCTGCCAGTCCTCAGACagatttcttgggtattcagaatgatgtgatatttatctagctgtgtttgagggtCCAGGCAAGTTTGGGATACTCCTACTACTATACCATATTAACTCCTCCCTCCTgaaactcttgtttctttttctgttcttttcttcaacTTTCTTGTGGTGGAACACTTCAGATGTATCCTCCTGGAAAATTTCATATACAcaatttctctgccttcttgcatGTAGGGTTCATCCTCAGGCATGCTTCTCTGGTGCTGAATAATGCCTTGTACTTGTGTGAGACTTTAAAACCCACACATTATCATCCAGGACAAGAGAAAACATTCATTTCCCTGCCATCAACCCCAATAATCAGACAACAGGTCCACTCCAACAAGTTTCTGCAGTTAAATAACTGGAATGGTCACAGGCAAAATCTGTTTCTCCTCAGAGGCTCAGGCACATCAGAAAAGATCCAGAGGATTGTGAATTCCCTTAGCCAAGTGACAAGATTTAACAGAAGAGCATCAAACATCTAATCTACTACAAACTTgtcagaaattaaaaggaaaaggaaaaaaaaaagctataaatgtGGCACAAATTCAACACGGGTTTTTATTGAAGACATTTTCCATGCAGGTGAGACACCTTGCCAAGCATGCAATTATTAAAAAAGCATGGACTTTATTCCCCAAATCCTAAGAATTGGAAGGGAGAAGGGTCCtaactggggcggggggtgggtaaAAAGAGGTAGGAAGTGAGGCATAGATCTACGAAAGTACAGGAAAATGTGATAGAAATTCTCAAAAGGCAGAGACTATGTCTACTTGTAATTCAGAGAGGGCTCATGGGAAGAAGTGACATATGATGCCTGATGACTCATGGAGGTGCTGGGACTTCATTCCATTCAGAGAAAATTTTTGAAACTTAATTTCCAGAACCAAGACACAACAAACCCCACTAAACTACACTGAACTTATATTGACAACTGATCATTAAGCACAACTGAAAGACAAAATTGCACACAGAGAATTCCAAGCACATCACTGCTGAACTGGGTTTAGGTAAGTATTGGAGCCTGGGCTGCTGGGATCTTGGTCAGAGGGGAAGCCAGTGCATTGATGTCTCCAGTGTGCCTTcctgggaggaacagaggagtCAAATTGCAGCAGGTGAAGATGAGGATTGCAGGGGGAAGGGCACTGGGAGCAGGAGGGCTGAGGACAGACTGAAATTGGGGGAGACACCTGGGAAAGAGCAAGAAGGTGGCTCCAGAGACTTACCAATGCTTCCAAAGCCACAATGCCAGACCGGCCAGAAGCACCAGGGGCACTATCACCACGAGGAAGACCAATCCCATGGAGTGGGGCTGCTCTGTGGGTTTGGTGCACAGAGGGGTTATTTCTCAACTATCTGGGTTGAACTGTACCTTACTGGTCTTCTTTTCTCATGTCACCCTCTGCCTCACCACCTGCCCTTCCTCTTTGCACTTCTCCCGTCCCTCCTTGGATATGGACCTTCACCAACCGTCCACATCCTCCCACATCTGCAGGACCCATACCCTCAGGTCTTCTACTTCTTGGATTACTGACTTTTTGGTTCTTTGTGGTCTGGAATCCCTagaatttcctatttttcataTGATTCTCCTGCTGTTAGAGGAATACCAGCCCCTTTTCCCAGGTGAGTCCAAGCTCTTTCTTACCCCAGTAGAGGATGATGTCCTGGCCTCCTAGAATGCTATGTCTCACCCGGCAGTACAGACCAGCTGCCTCCCTGGATTTCACATCCAAGGACATCTGAAGATACCATGTCCCATCAGCATGGGGCAGGATATTGCTTCGCTGGGtgccctgctgctcctgctcaTGCCGCATCCACATTACCAACACAGGTTTTGGATAGAAGCCAGAGACATGGCACACCAGCAGGAGATGGCCAAGACCTGGACTGGGGCCAATGGACAGCCAGGCCTCTGGTCTCACTGCAGACACAGGACAGATAATCACAGACTGAGAGGGTAGGCCTTCATATCACTTTATAGAAACATCTTTCCACATCTAGAAATCTGTCACTATTGTCCCCTCTCCTCTTGACTCCTTCTAAACCTGAATTTGAGGGAAAGATACAAATTTATGAGTGTAGAGTAGAGAATTCATTGAGGGAGGGACCAGGACTGACCTTATCGCTGGAGATATGCTTTCCCAGCATTAAGAAGACCCAACAGGAACCGGAGGCAGGTGTCACTGAGGAGGGTGTGTACTATTTCATTGAAAACATGGTACTGATTGAATAGTCTGCAGACCTACTGAGCCCTACTTCCTCCTTTTGGAGATGGCCACCGTGATGTGTTCTGGAAACCCATGAGATCTGATCTTTGATAAGCAATCTGCGCATAGCCTACTGATACGTCTCCAAAGTGGGAATCACAGCCTCCTGCAATCTGTACCTGAAAGGGATCTGGGAACCGAGATTATGAGTTACAGGACAGGGatagggaaagaaatgaaataacatgcATGGAAGCCAAGGATggtggaagagaaggagaagtttAGGGGTCTGGAAGGATTAGATCGGTGTGGTTTTGGGGGACACTCACACAAAGGGGAAGTGGTGGTTGATGCAGACAGGGGAAGAGGTGAAGGCTTGAAGAAGGAACAATTGTTGAAGGAGAGACATGAATGGTATGACTGGAGAATAGGGAAGGGCTCAGTATGAGAgctgtggtaaaaaaaaaaaaatctaagttgaAGGAATTAGAGTGGGTACAGAGAACACATAAATATAGTTCACTAATGGGACTGAATGTGGAGAAAACTCATTTCAAGGAGTCATTCATAGAGTGAGGGAGCAGAGTGTGCCTGAttggaggccagggagagggtggtgtcAGGAGTCGCTAGTGAGGGACTGGAGAGCTCAGTCTGCACTCAATGAGAAGGGTGGGAAATAGAACAAGACATGAAATTTTACCAGAATTGGGGTCTGGCTTCTACCCTCTGCCTAGATTAGTGTTATTCAGATTTATTATGGGGAGATGTGAGATTCAGAAGCCAGTAGAGGTTTCTATTCTAGAGGAAGAAAGAACTCAAGGAGGCACATCCACCTGCCACCTCCATCCCACCATGGAAGGGAGTGAACTCACATTCAAGCTGCCATTCGCTGACATGGTAATGAATTATCTGAAGAAGTCTAATGGAATTTGTATGGAATATTCTTTCCAGTTCTATGAACCTCTCCTTACTGAAGTTACCCTTGGACCAAGGCCACAGGAAAATGAAAGCACCAGTCTTGTTGTTCCAGCCATGAGTCTCCAGCTCATCTAGCCATGCTGAGCCTTGATTTTGTGTCCAGGAAGGGTTATAAAAGGATGAGGTCAGGATAATTCTGAAGGAGACTGGCTTCTGGAAGGCTGTGGGCAAAAAACAGATTGAGGAATAGGAGAGCATTTGGAAGGAGACAGAATGGAGAAGAGGGTAAAGGGAGGAGAACCAACATCTGGAGGACAGAGAAGCCATAGTTATCTCAGGAGACATGTGCTTCCCCAGAACTCTGACCTTCATACCCATCCTTCAGAAAAAGAGCACATTGTCCTAGAAGTGGGAATGCTCAGGAAGGAACCAGGCTTGCACTCTGTCCCCAGATAAATGGTGAGGAACCCACACCatgagtgcacacacacagagacacaaatgCACACAAGTACACACATAACCACATACACagatgcacacatatgcacacagtatgcacacacaaaaaaccagacacataCCCAAACAcctacacacatgtacatgcacagaGATGCACATAggcacaaacatacacatacttATACATACTTACAcagcacacacatatacacatattcaaAGGCACACAAGCATATGTTCACAcattacacacacaaatactggtacacacacacacacacacacacacacacacacacactcatatgtgTACCCAATGGGTAAGGCCACAGTTCTCACCATCTTCACTGTCACCATCTGGGAGGAGAAACACCAGCAACACAAGTTGCAGAAATAGCAATGTATTTGCacatgtttcctttctcttacaaGTCAGCCTTGGATGTCTGTTCTAACAAACCTACCCCACACACAGGCCCTCTCTTCTGACTTCCTTCTCCACACACAAGCTTTCCCTGAGTctcttctaaaatgcaaatgtgcTCCTCCCTCAACCCTGGGTGCCTACTCAGACTCTCAGTTCCCCTCCTGGTCTGACCCTCCTCTCTGGcttccagcttctccctgtcACCAGCTTCCATCCTGCTGTCCCTCCCCTACTTTAGTCGCTACAGAACCAGTCCTGTGTGACATGGAAAATTACCCCACATCTCAGGCCTTTCCTTCTCATCCAGATAATAACCCATGAAAACACTTGGCTCCCAACACACAGCCCTGGGCCCTGCTGTCACTCTGTCCCTACTGCCCTTGTGACTCccccatgtattttatttcctgccATTTCCCCACTACAGTTCATTCACATCTCTGACTTCTCACTGCTTatgttaaacaaaaacaaaaacagaatcagccAGGTAaatgtgaatatccagttgttTTCATTAAGTGATTCAAGAATGGAGCAGCATCCCATCTGACAGGTAGGGGGGAACTCTGAATAGATGTATAAATGGGTAGATTTTATAGGAAGGaagttgaaaaaagaagaaaagaaggcttTCGGCGGTTATTCCCTTAATTGGGAGAGCAAAGAGGGTCTTGCCATGCAGATGACCTCCCCTCCCTGGGGAATGGAGAGGGTCCACGTGAAAGAGCGCCTCCCTGCTGCAGACCAGAGAATTCTCCCTGATGGAGGCAGTGAAAACTGCAGCTAGGTTAGGGATAAAGCAAGGTTTAAGGACTTAGCCTAGGCCTAGGCACCAATTTGGGCCCACGGATTTCTTTTTTAGCAGTTGCTCTATTCGCTTGTCCAGATTCCCCCATGATTATCTGTGTAACAGCAccagcaaccaccagtctgcCATTATTCTTAGGGGAGGAACCAGGAGCCATCACAGAGACCACAAGACATTTATCGTGAAGAATACCCTCTCCATCTAACTTACGTTAACATATATTCACTCACCAAACAGTCACTTAACACCTGCCTGGATCCAAGCACCACACTACACTCATGAAAATACAGTGTTCACAGTGCAGTCACTTTATCAAGGAAATTTTAGGTCTACCTGGGAAGAAAAGAACTATACATCTTGGTGTGCTGCGTTATTTTTTCTTTCGTTGGTTTATTTTAAGttccagtacagttaacaaacaatattatattagtttcagggaaaGAGCATAGGGATTCTACAAtcctatacattactcagtgctcatcagtataaatgtatttctaatcctcttcacctatttcccccacgtcccatccatctcccctctggaaaccagtaGTGTGTactctataggtaagagtcttGTTTTTATCTTGGTcacttttcctttgttcattttgttagtttcttaaattccacacatgaagaagtcatatggtatttgtctttctctgagtgattatttcacttatcatcatactctagctccatccatgttgctgcaaatgggaagatttcaggaacttttatggccaagtaatattccactgtgggTACATACCACaccttttttttctgtattcctcTATCTATGGACACAAGGGCTTCTTCCATACATggacaattgtaaataatgctgcagtaaacattggggtgcatgtgtcttttcattttagtgttttcacaatcttcagataaatatccaaTAGCAGAATTACAGGATAATGTGgtaaatctcttttttaattgtttttaagatttttatttatttatttatttgacagaggaagatcacaggtaggcagagaagcaggcagagagagagggggaagcaagctccccgctgaacaaagagcctgatgtggggctcaatcccagcaccctgagaccatgacctgagctgaaggcagcggcttaactcactgagccacccagatacccctcttttttaattttttgaggaaccttcatactgttttccaccatggctgcaccaatttgcattcttacCAAGTGTACAAGAGCTCCTTTAACTCTACTTCCTCtacaacacttgtttcttgtgtttttgaattTAGCTAAtgtgacaggtgtgaagtgatgtctcattgtggttttgatttgcatttccctgatgatgagagatgctgagcattttttcctgtgtctgttggccatctggatgtcttctttagagaaatgcctactcatgtcttccacccattttttaatcagattatttgttcttttggtgttgagttctcTAAGTTCTTCATGTACtttggatactaaacctttaataaatattttattaggaaatatCTACTCACATtcagttttgttcactgtttcctttgctgttccaaagctttttatcttggtgaagtcccaataaatcattttttattttgtttctcttgcctctggcaatgtgtttagcaagaagttgctgcagtcaAGGTCAAAGaagctgctgcctgtgttctctagaatTTTGGTGGATTCTTGTCTCgtatttaggtttttcatccatttggggtttatttttgtgtgtggtgttagaaaatggtctagtttcattcttccatgtgtgcctgtccaattttcccaacactgttgaag
The window above is part of the Mustela erminea isolate mMusErm1 chromosome 17, mMusErm1.Pri, whole genome shotgun sequence genome. Proteins encoded here:
- the LOC116575970 gene encoding T-cell surface glycoprotein CD1a-like; the encoded protein is MRHHFTPVTLAKFKNTRNKCCRGSRVKGALVHLRKETCANTLLFLQLVLLVFLLPDGDSEDAFQKPVSFRIILTSSFYNPSWTQNQGSAWLDELETHGWNNKTGAFIFLWPWSKGNFSKERFIELERIFHTNSIRLLQIIHYHVSEWQLELRPEAWLSIGPSPGLGHLLLVCHVSGFYPKPVLVMWMRHEQEQQGTQRSNILPHADGTWYLQMSLDVKSREAAGLYCRVRHSILGGQDIILYWEQPHSMGLVFLVVIVPLVLLAGLALWLWKHCCA